In Cucurbita pepo subsp. pepo cultivar mu-cu-16 unplaced genomic scaffold, ASM280686v2 Cp4.1_scaffold000321, whole genome shotgun sequence, a single genomic region encodes these proteins:
- the LOC111784993 gene encoding probable xyloglucan endotransglucosylase/hydrolase protein 28 — protein sequence MSNGDMFAENHDEIDFEFLGNIRGKDWRIQTNIYGNGSTSIGREERYGLWFDPSEDFHEYTILWTQSLIIFYVDNVPIREVKRTATMGGDFPSKPMTLYATIWDGSTWATNGGKYKVNYKYAPYIAEFSDFILHGCAIDPTDQSSSCDHSQNSNPIPSGITPSQRAKMESLRKKHLTYSYCYDRIRYKAPPPECVINPAEAERLRVFDPVTFGKGRRHRGKIHHHSLLNQAESAASA from the exons ATGTCAAATGGAGACATGTTTGCCGAGAACCATGATGAGATAGATTTTGAGTTCTTGGGGAATATCAGAGGCAAAGATTGGAGAATTCAAACCAATATTTATGGGAATGGAAGCACGAGCATaggcagagaagaaagatatGGACTCTGGTTTGACCCATCAGAGGATTTTCATGAATACACCATTCTCTGGACTCAATCTCTCATCAT ATTTTATGTGGACAATGTTCCCATTAGAGAGGTGAAGAGAACAGCAACAATGGGAGGGGACTTCCCTTCTAAGCCAATGACTTTGTATGCCACAATATGGGATGGATCTACTTGGGCTACCAATGGTGGCAAATACAAAGTTAACTACAAATACGCGCCATACATTGCCGAATTCTCCGATTTCATCCTCCACGGCTGCGCTATCGATCCAACCGACCAGTCCTCAAGCTGTGATCACTCCCAAAACTCCAACCCAATCCCTTCAGGTATAACACCATCTCAAAGAGCCAAAATGGAGAGCCTCAGAAAGAAGCACTTGACATACTCCTATTGCTATGACCGCATCCGCTACAAGGCCCCTCCACCGGAGTGTGTGATCAACCCTGCAGAGGCTGAACGACTCCGAGTCTTCGACCCTGTAACATTCGGTAAAGGAAGACGCCATCGCGGGAAAATCCACCACCACAGCCTCCTAAACCAGGCAGAATCCGCCGCCTCTGCTTGA